The proteins below come from a single Metarhizium brunneum chromosome 1, complete sequence genomic window:
- the twfA gene encoding Twinfilin: MQSGISASQELQAEFNSLLSSPSTFGLIVGIEKESLVPLTTLPSQGPSFLENLGSLQSHLEPNVPLYILLRRYDDIPRLTAISYVPDTAHVRQKMLFASTRLALVRELGSEHFRETIFVTTADELSESGFKKHDAHSQLAAPLTEEERTLGEVKRAEQEAGSGTGTREIHLSKSFAMPVAEDAVAALKDLGQDDGRVVAMLKINPESESVELLPESPRPASIAELAKAISTTEPRFTFYRFKHTHNGAEQSPVLFFYTCPLTAGNKSIKKRMLYPLMKRAVLEIAGKEAGLSLEKKFEVEEPSEITEQSVMEDLHPKTTARSGFSRPKRPGR; the protein is encoded by the exons CCTCTCAGGAGCTCCAAGCCGAGTTCAACTCGTTGCtctcctcgccgtcgaccTTTGGCCTGATTGTTGGCATCGAAAAGGAGTCATTGGTACCCCTTACGACTCTTCCATCGCAGGGACCCTCATTCCTTGAAAACCTTGGGAGCTTACAGAGCCATCTGGAACCCAACGTTCCCCTCTACATCCTACTTCGTCGATACGATGACATCCCACGTCTGACAGCAATATCTTACGTTCCAGACACTGCGCACGTACGGCAGAAGATGCTGTTTGCATCTACAAGACTGGCACTTGTCCGGGAGCTGGGCTCCGAGCATTTCAGAGAGACGATATTCGTAACGACTGCAGACGAACTTAGTGAAAGCGGGTTCAAGAAGCACGACGCGCACAGCCAACTTGCAGCTCCGCTGACCGAGGAAGAACGCACCCTGGGCGAGGTCAAGCGTGCCGAGCAGGAGGCGGGATCCGGTACAGGAACGAGGGAAATCCACTTGAGCAAGAGCTTTGCCATGCCCGTAGCGGAGGACGCCGTGGCCGCTTTGAAGGATCTGGGGCAGGACGACGGGCGCGTGGTGGCCATGCTG AAAATCAACCCCGAGAGCGAATCCGTGGAGCTGCTCCCCGAATCACCTCGGCCAGCGTCCAttgccgagctggccaaggcgatTTCCACGACGGAGCCCCGGTTCACGTTTTACAGATTCAAACACACGCACAATGGCGCGGAGCAGTCGCCAGTCCTCTTCTTCTACACGTGCCCACTGACGGCCGGCAACAAGTCCATCAAGAAACGCATGCTCTACCCGTTGATGAAGCGAGCGGTGCTGGAAATTGCGGGCAAGGAGGCCGGGTTGAGCCTGGAGAAGAAGTTTGAAGTCGAGGAGCCCAGCGAGATCACGGAGCAGTCGGTGATGGAAGATTTGCACCCCAAGACTACGGCCAGGTCGGGGTTCAGCAGGCCCAAGCGGCCGGGTCGGTGA